CGGGACAGCGCCTCGCGGGCGAGGTCCTCGCGGCCGAGCGCCAGCGCCTTGCGGCCCTGGTCCTCCAGCTTGGCGGACTGGCCCTGCAGCTGGTTCAGCTGGAGTTCGAGCCGCTTGCGGGAGGTCGCGACGTCGGCGACGCCCCGGCGCACCTTCTGCAGCAGCTCCAGCTGCTTCTGGTAGGAGTAGTCGAGGGTCTCGCGCGGGTCCTCGGCCCGGTCAAGGGCCTTGTTCGCCTTCGCGCGGAAGATCATCCCCATACGCTTCATGACACCGCTCATGGGCTTCGCGCGCCCCCTTCTGACGGACTTGGCACCGGCTCTTCGTCAGGATCCACACTACGGTTCCTGCCTCCATTACCGCACTGTTCGGAGCCGGATGCGCTCCTCCCCAAGGACGACTGCGGCTCCTCCCGTCTCCGGCGGGAGGAGTAGGGGGATCTCCGGGAGAACCCCCTGACGCGCCGTGCGTCCTCGTGTGCGTACCGGCTACGACGCCGGCTGTGAGCGGATCGTTCCCTCCCGGACTGGGGTTCCATGCCTCCCACCCCGTACCCTTGGGTTTTGTGTTCCGTAGCCGTTCGAAGGATGAGAAGGCCCCCACCGAGAAGGTGACGGCGGACCTCTCCAAGCAGCCCCGCGACCCCGAGGCCCCCAAGGGCCGCCCGACCCCGAAGCGGAGTGAGGCCCAGACGCAGCGTCGTCGTGCGCAGTCCGTCCCGCTCGACCGCAAGGAGGCCGCCAAGCGCCAGCGTGAGGCGCGGCGGGCCGACCTGACGCGTCAGCGCGAGGCGCTGAACAGCGGTGACGAGCGTTATCTGCCGGCCCGTGACAAGGGTCCGGTGCGCCGTTTCGTGCGCGACTTCGTCGACTCGCGGTTCGCGATCGCCGAGTTCTTCCTGCCGATGGCCGTGGTCATCCTGGTGCTGTCGCTGTTCGGCAACGCGAACCGCTCGCTCCAGAACATCTCGCTGCTGCTCTGGCTCGGCGTGATCGTCCTGATCATCATCGACTCCATCGGCATCTGGATCCGTCTGCGGAAGCAGCTCAACGAGCGCTTCCCGGACACGCCGAAGCGCGGCGCGATCGCGTACGGCCTGATGCGCACGCTCCAGATGCGCCGACTGCGGCTGCCGAAGCCGCAGGTCAAGCGCGGAGAGCGGCCCTGAGCGCGGACGGCTCGGCCTCCGGCGGGCACGTCTTCGGCGTGACCGCCTCCGGGACGGGCGGTCCCGTGCTGCCCGCCGTGGTCCACTGGCCCGCCGGTCATGGCGGGCTCAGGGACACCATCCGGCAGGAGATCGTCGCCCGCCAGGTCGACGAGCAGATAACCGGCCGCTACCCGGTGGGGCAGCGGCTGAGGATCCTCGACGCGGGCATGGGGGCCGGTACGCAGGCGCTGCGGCTGGCCCGGGCCGGGCACACCGTCACGGGCCTGGAGGCCGATCCCGAGCTGCTGAAGACGGCCCGGGAGTCGCTGGCGACCGAGCCGGCCGGGATCCGCGAGCGGGTCCGGCTGATCGAGGGCGACGGCCGCGAGACCGGCGTCCACTTCCTGCCGGGCAGCTTCGACGTGGTCCTGTGCCACGGGGTGCTCATGTACGCCGACGAGCCGGACGCGCTGCTCGCGGGGCTGGCCCGGATGCTGGCCCCCGGCGGCCTGCTCTCCCTGGTGGTACGGAACGCGGACGCCCTCGCCATGCGGCCGGGGCTCGCCGGGGACTGGGCGGGCGCGCTGGCCGGCTTCGACACGGACGTCTACCAGGACGACGACGGCGTGAAGGTGCGGGCCGACCGGCTGGAGGCGCTGACGGCGACGCTCGCGGGGATCGCGGCGCCGCTGCACGCCTGGTACGGGGTGCGGGTCTTCACCGACGGCGTCCCCGCGGAGGCGGGGCTGCCGGCCGCCGAGGAGCTGGAGCGCCTGCTCGCCGCCGAGGAGCGGGCGGGCCGGACCGATCCGTACCGCCGGGTGGCGGCGCTGCTGCACCTGTGCGGGGTGCGGGGCTGAGACCCCGCCCGATGTGACACGGCCGAGGGGCCGGTGCGCCGACGCGGCGCGCCGGCCCCTTCGCGTGTCGCCTGTCCCCGGCCCGTACCCCTGCCCCGTCCTGCGCGGGGTACGCCTGTTCGGCGGCGCCCACCGGGACGGGCGAAAGGTGCGGAACGGATACTCCGGACATGGATGTCTCCCGCGCCCGCACGCGTACCCGAGTCCGCCGTACCGCCCTCTCCCTCGCCGCCGGGGTCTGCGCCGCCGCGCTGGCCGCCGGCTGCTCCGCGGACTCCGGGACGTCCGCCGCGCGCGAGCCGTCCACCGCGCAGGCCGCGGCACCGCTCGCCGCCAACGAGCTGCAGGACGACTACCAGGCCGTGATCAAGGACGTCCTGCCGTCCGTGGTGCAGATCGACGCGGCGGAGAGCCTCGGCTCCGGGGTGGTCTACGACGACAAGGGGCACATCGTCACCAACGCGCACGTGGTCGGCGAGGAGCGGAGCTTCCGGGTCACCGCCGCCACCGGCGGGGAGCCGGTGGCGGCCCGGCTGGTGGCCGCCTATCCGGAGCAGGACCTCGCGGTGATCCGCCTGGAGACGGTGCCCGACGGTCTGAAGCCGGCCCGGTTCGGCGACTCGGCGGCGGTCGAGATGGGGCAGATCGTGCTGGCCATGGGCTCCCCGCTGGGCCTCTCCGGCAGCGTCACCCAGGGCATCGTCTCCGCCACCGGCCGGACCGTCAGCGAGGGCCGCACGGGCGGCGGCACCGGCGCCACGATCGGCAACATGGTGCAGACCTCGGCCGCGATCAACCCCGGCAACAGCGGGGGCGCGCTGGTCGACCTGGACAGCCAGGTCATCGGCATCCCGACGCTCGCCGCCAGCGACCCGGCGATGGGCGGCGGCGCCGCGCCCGGCATCGGCTTCGCGATCCCCGCCTCGATGGTCAGGACCGTCGCCGACCAGATCATCAAGGACGGGAAGGTCACCGACTCGGGCCGGGCCGCCCTCGACATCACCGGGCGCACGGTCCTGAACGACGACTACGAGCCGGCCGGCGTGGCCGTGGTCGAGGCCGAGGCGGGCGGCGCGGCGGCGGACGCGGGGCTGCGGGCGGGCGATGTGATCACCCGGCTCGCGGACGACGACATCACGACGATCACCTCGCTCGCGGAGTCCCTGGCGGAGCGCAAGCCGGGCGACGTGGTGTCGGTGACGTACGTGCGGGACGGCGGGACCCGCAAGGCGGAGGTCACGCTCGGCGAGATGTGACGGCGACGGGTGCGGGAAGGGGCCCGGGACAGGTGCGGGAAGACGCCCGGGACGGGTGCGGGAAGACGCCCGGGACGGGTGCGGGAAGGGGCGGGATCCGGTGGATCCCGCCCCTTCGCCTACGCCGTCAGGCGCCTTCGGCGTCCAGCGGCATCGGGCCGTAGATCTTGGTGGTGTCCTCGGAGAGGGTCACCTGGTCGGCGCCGCCCGCGAGGAGGTCGCGCCAGTGCTCCCCGAGCCAGCTCTCGGCGTCGCCCTGGGTGCTGAACTCCTCCGGGGTCACCACCGGGGCGACCTCCGTGCCGTCGGACTTCTCGAACCGCCACGTCCATGCCATGTCCGCCTCCTGGGGCTCACCGGATGATCGGTTTCCTGCCCGCAGAGTAGCCGGGCGCGCACCGCGCGCGGGGGCGCGGGAGGATCAGTGCGTGGAACTGACTCTGCTCGGCACCGGCTCCCCGCTCGGCCTGCCCCGCCCCGACTGCCCCTGCGCGGTGTGCGCGCGCTCCCGCGGCACGCGCGCGCGTGCCGCGACCGCGCTGCTCGTGGACGGGGCGCTGCTGCTCGACCTGACCCCGGGGGCGGCGCTCGCCGCGGCCCGCGCGGGGCGTTCGCTGGTGGGGGTGCGGCAGGTGCTCCTGACGCACCCGCACGACGGTCCGGCGGTGGAGGTGCCGGCCGGGCTGCCGACGGCCGGGCGGGTGCCCGACGGGCGGGAGCTGACGCTGATCAGCGGGCACCGGGTGCGGGCGGTGCCGATGGACTCCCCCGGCACCGGGTACGAGGTGGTGTCGGCCGACGGGCAGCGGCTGCTGTACCTGCCGCCGGGGGCGGCGCCCGCGGGGCTGCCGGAGAACCACCAGGAGCCGTACGACCTGGTGGCGGCGGACGTGACGGGGCGGCCCGACGCGCTGGCGCGGCTGCGGGCGGCCGGGGCGGTGGGGCCGGGCACGGAGGTGATCGCCGTCCATCTGGACCACGACGCGCCGGCCGGGGCGGAGCTGGACCGGCGGCTCGCGGCGGCCGGGGCGCGGGCGGTGCCGGACGGCACGGTGCTGTACCTGGGCGAGTACCACGAACTGCCGGAGGTGCCGCGGCGGACGCTGGTGACCGGCGGCGCGCGGTCGGGGAAGTCGGTGGAGGCCGAGCGGCGGCTGGAGACCTTCCCCGAGGTGGTGTACGTGGCGACCGGCGGGACCCGCGAGGGCGACCCGGAGTGGGCGGAGCGGGTGACCCTGCACCGGGAGCGGCGGCCCGGCACCTGGCGGACGGTCGAGACGACCGACCTGGTGCCGCTGCTCGCCGAGGACGACGGGCCCGCGCTGCTGGTCGACTGCCTGTCGCTGTGGCTGACCGACGCCATGGACCGGGTGGGCGCCTGGGACGACGGCACCTGGGCGGACGGCGGGCAGACGGCGCTGCGGGAGCGGACGGCGGAGCTGGTGGCGGCGGTGCGGGCGACCCGCAGGACGGTGGTGGCGGTGACCAACGAGACCGGCTCGGGCGTGGTGCCGGCGACGGCGGCGGGGCGGCGGTTCCGGGACGAGCTGGGGCGGCTCAACGCGGCCTTCGCGGACGAGTGCGAGCAGGTGGTGCTCGTGGTCGCCGGTCAGGCGCTGGTACTGCGCGGGTAGGGTGCTGATCCTTGAGGGTCCCTGGGGGTGCCCGAGGGTGCTTGGGGCACCCGCGGAGATCCCCGGGCCCCGAGGCGACCAGCCCGTGCCGAACCTCGCTGATGTCACAAGGCGGAAAACCCCCGATGGACCCTCTGCAGCCCCTGAACCTCGACGACTTCTCCGATCTGATCGAGCGCCCCGACGGCGGGATCCGGCGTGACGCCGAGGAGCGCCGGGAGCGGCTCGCCGTCCGCCCGGGCGCGCTCGGCCGCCTCGACGAGCTGGGCGAGTGGCTGTCCGCGGCCCAGTCGGCGGTGCGGGTGCGGGCGATCGAGCAGCCGAAGGTGGTCGTCTTCGCCGGTGACCACGGCATCGCCGGGCAGGACGTGTCGGGCCGCCCGGCCGGCACCGCCCACGTGCTGGTGCGCGAGCTCCTCGACGGGGCGAGCCCGCTCGCCGTGCTGGCCCGGTCGATGGACGTGCCGGTGCGGGTGGTGGACGCGGGCCTGGACTGCGACCCGGAGCTGCTGCCGGAGGCGGTGACCCGGCACCGGGTGCGGCGCGGCAGCGGCCGGATCGACGTCGAGGACGCGCTGACGCCGGAGGAGACCGAGGCGGCGGTGCGGCTCGGGATGGCGATCGCCGACGAGGAGGCCGACTCGGGCACCGATCTGGTGGTCCTCGGCGATCTGAGCGTGGGCGGTACGACCCCGGCGGCGACGCTGATCGCGGCGCTGTGCGGGACGGACGCCTCGGTGGTGACCGGG
The Streptomyces roseofulvus genome window above contains:
- the cobT gene encoding nicotinate-nucleotide--dimethylbenzimidazole phosphoribosyltransferase; the protein is MNLDDFSDLIERPDGGIRRDAEERRERLAVRPGALGRLDELGEWLSAAQSAVRVRAIEQPKVVVFAGDHGIAGQDVSGRPAGTAHVLVRELLDGASPLAVLARSMDVPVRVVDAGLDCDPELLPEAVTRHRVRRGSGRIDVEDALTPEETEAAVRLGMAIADEEADSGTDLVVLGDLSVGGTTPAATLIAALCGTDASVVTGRGGAGIDDLAWMRKCAAIRDALRRARPVLGDQLALLGAVGGADLAATTGFLLQAAVRRMPVILDGVVGAACALVAQRAAFRAPDWWLAGQVSGEPGQAKALDRMALNPLLDQGVLVGEGTGALLALPLVRAAAALAAELPERPEPTTPDEPVSAEAV
- a CDS encoding class I SAM-dependent methyltransferase translates to MLPAVVHWPAGHGGLRDTIRQEIVARQVDEQITGRYPVGQRLRILDAGMGAGTQALRLARAGHTVTGLEADPELLKTARESLATEPAGIRERVRLIEGDGRETGVHFLPGSFDVVLCHGVLMYADEPDALLAGLARMLAPGGLLSLVVRNADALAMRPGLAGDWAGALAGFDTDVYQDDDGVKVRADRLEALTATLAGIAAPLHAWYGVRVFTDGVPAEAGLPAAEELERLLAAEERAGRTDPYRRVAALLHLCGVRG
- a CDS encoding bifunctional adenosylcobinamide kinase/adenosylcobinamide-phosphate guanylyltransferase produces the protein MELTLLGTGSPLGLPRPDCPCAVCARSRGTRARAATALLVDGALLLDLTPGAALAAARAGRSLVGVRQVLLTHPHDGPAVEVPAGLPTAGRVPDGRELTLISGHRVRAVPMDSPGTGYEVVSADGQRLLYLPPGAAPAGLPENHQEPYDLVAADVTGRPDALARLRAAGAVGPGTEVIAVHLDHDAPAGAELDRRLAAAGARAVPDGTVLYLGEYHELPEVPRRTLVTGGARSGKSVEAERRLETFPEVVYVATGGTREGDPEWAERVTLHRERRPGTWRTVETTDLVPLLAEDDGPALLVDCLSLWLTDAMDRVGAWDDGTWADGGQTALRERTAELVAAVRATRRTVVAVTNETGSGVVPATAAGRRFRDELGRLNAAFADECEQVVLVVAGQALVLRG
- a CDS encoding S1C family serine protease, whose amino-acid sequence is MDVSRARTRTRVRRTALSLAAGVCAAALAAGCSADSGTSAAREPSTAQAAAPLAANELQDDYQAVIKDVLPSVVQIDAAESLGSGVVYDDKGHIVTNAHVVGEERSFRVTAATGGEPVAARLVAAYPEQDLAVIRLETVPDGLKPARFGDSAAVEMGQIVLAMGSPLGLSGSVTQGIVSATGRTVSEGRTGGGTGATIGNMVQTSAAINPGNSGGALVDLDSQVIGIPTLAASDPAMGGGAAPGIGFAIPASMVRTVADQIIKDGKVTDSGRAALDITGRTVLNDDYEPAGVAVVEAEAGGAAADAGLRAGDVITRLADDDITTITSLAESLAERKPGDVVSVTYVRDGGTRKAEVTLGEM
- a CDS encoding DUF3043 domain-containing protein — encoded protein: MFRSRSKDEKAPTEKVTADLSKQPRDPEAPKGRPTPKRSEAQTQRRRAQSVPLDRKEAAKRQREARRADLTRQREALNSGDERYLPARDKGPVRRFVRDFVDSRFAIAEFFLPMAVVILVLSLFGNANRSLQNISLLLWLGVIVLIIIDSIGIWIRLRKQLNERFPDTPKRGAIAYGLMRTLQMRRLRLPKPQVKRGERP